AGACGGTTTTGAGGCGCAAGCGAAGCAAGTATTTGCTAACTTGAAAGCCGTTTGTGAAGCAGCTGGTGGTAGCTTAAATGATGTGGTTAAGTTTAATGTATCTTTAACTGATTTAAGCGACTTTGCCGTACTTAATGAAGTATTCGTTGAAAACCTAAGTGAGCCTTACCCTGCCCGCGCTGCCGTACAGGTTGCTGCATTGCCTAAAGGTGGCGTGGTTGAGATTGAAGCTATTTTATATATTGAGTAACGTTATATATTGGATTAGGCCGTGTCACCAATTAGCACATTGGTACATTTAATGGTCTTAAAATATTAAGTCAAAAAAGTTACTGCTAAAAAACTTCTAGAGTAAGCCCAAATATAGCTATTTGGGCTTATTGCTATTATCCTCATCAATATCATTTTCTAAATCTCTAAAAGCTAAATATAAAAGCTGGTTATCTAAAAGCTATATATCTAAACGTTGGGAATGCATTTTATGTTGGTACAAGTTGCTCTGCCCGTGCCCCTTTATCGGGTATTTGACTATAGCGTACCGGCAGATGTAAACGCCTTATCAAGCTCTTCTTTACCTCATGTTGGTAGTCGCGTCGAGGTATCATTCGGTCGTCAGACTCTAGTCGGTATTGTAGTCGCTCATATCTCGGAAGCTGATAGCAGCGTACCCACGAATAAACTAAAACCCATTAATAAAAGCTTAGATGCTGAGCCTATTTTAGATGCCAGTATGTTAAAGCTGGCCTATTGGCTTGCGCGCTATTATCACTACCCGCTTGGCGATGTCTTAGCAGTTATCTTGCCAAGCTTGGTTCGTCAAGGCAAGCCACTGGACTTACTCATTACCCATTGGCGAATTTTGGCGAATGCGAGCGACAACGACTTTCGTGCCAATGCAAAAAAGCAAAAGCAGCAGTTTGATATGCTCAAACTACATGGCGAGCGCGGTGCAAGTGAAGACGTACTATTATTGGAAGGTATGGAGCGAGCTTTTTTAAAAACGCTAGAAGATAAAGGTCTTATCGAGCGCTATATTGAGCCAAAACAAGCGCCATCTCCTGTCAAATTAGCAAAAATGCCACTCGATCTCAATGATGAGCAACAGCTTGCCGTTGCAGCCATTGTTACCGCCCATGAAGCTAAACGCTATACAGGATTTTTACTAAATGGCATTACCGGTAGTGGCAAGACCGAAGTCTATCTACAAGCGATGCAAGCTGTATTAGAAGCTGGCAAGCAGGTTTTGATTTTAGTGCCGGAGATTGGACTGACCCCGCAGACGCGTGCGCGTTTTGCCAGTCGCTTTGCCGCTCATATCGTCTTACTGCATTCAGGTATGAACAATACTCACCGCCTACAAGGCTGGCAAGATTGCCGCACTGGTCATGCTCAAATCATTATCGGGACGCGTTCAGCAGTACTATATCCTTTTAAAGATTTAGGACTCATCGTCGTCGATGAAGCACATGATGGTTCTTATAAGCAGCAAGATACACTGCGTTATCATGCTGCTGACGTCGCGCTTTATCGCGGCCTGCAATACAATATCCCAGTCGTACTTGGTACCGCTACCCCTTCTCTTGAGCATTTAAAACTGGTCGATGACGGCAAGTTAGTAGAGTGCCAACTGCTTACTCGTCCTGGCAATGCCAAACCTGCCATGATGCAGCTGATTGATGCGCGCTTGCAAAGTACTCATCAACAAACGACGGATGACGGCGCGCGCTTTGATACAGGTTTGACCGATGCATTGATTGGTGCGATACGGCAAACACTAGAAGCTGGCAATCAAGTATTGATATTCTTAAATCGTCGCGGTTATGCCCCTGTCTTATTGTGTGAGGCTTGCGGTTGGCAGGCGGACTGCCCGCGCTGCGACGCGCATTTAACCGTTCATTATAATAGCCAAGCTCAGCATAGCAATTACTCAAGCAACTCATATCTGAAATGCCATCATTGTGATTGGCAAGCTTATATTCCTACTGTTTGCCCTGATTGCAGTAGTCAAAACTTAGATGCCAAGGGTATGGGTACCACAAGGCTGAGCGAAAACCTACACGCTATCTTTGCCAATCCGCAAACCAGTAAAGAGCTGTATCCGATTATTCAAATCGATCGCGATACTACCAGGCGTAAAGATAGCTGGGAGAATATTTATCAGCGTATCAATCAAGGCAATCCTGCTATCTTAGTCGGCACGCAAATGGTCGCCAAAGGTCATCACTTTCCCAATGTCACCTTAGTTTGTTTGCCCAATGCTGATCGTGGCTTTTTATCAGCAGACTTTCGCTCGCCTGAACATACCGCTCAGCTAATGGTTCAGGTGGCAGGCCGTGCTGGACGCGGTGATAAATCTGGTCGCGTACTGATTCAAACGCTGCAACCAGATAATGAGCTATTATTAAAGCTGGTGAAAGACGGTTATCTGTCATTCGCGCGTGAGCTATTGCAAGAGCGTAAAATGATGGGATTACCCCCTCATAGCCACGCCGCACTAATACGCTGTGAAGGCAAAACCCTTGCGGCTACTACTCAAGCCCTTAAAGATGCCATTGCCAATCTGCCTCATGGGCACAACCTTGCTGTACTGGGCCCCATCGACGCGCCAATGAGTAAAAAGAACAGTCGCTACCACGCACAATTGCTGCTCTTAGCCAAGGATCGGCAGCAATTACACCATGTATTAAATCAATGGTGGCAGCCAGTACTCGCCTTGCCCAGCGCCAAATATCTGAAGCTTACTTTGGACATTGACCCTGTCGGTTGGTAGTCTTAGAGCGTATCCTCAATCTGAACATTAAATTCTAAATGGGCTAAAAAGGGCTAAATAATTTTCCGTTATATCTATTCTCCATTATTTATCTACCGTATTTTTACCTCGTCATTACAGCTTCTAATACTCGGCTATGTTAAATTCATAATTAACCTTTGATAGATTCTGACAAAAATGCAGCATCTACTTTATATAAAGCATAAATTAATATCGACTAGTTTATTTAAATTTCAGCAAACCTGAGTGTTGTTATGAATCAAAAAAATTCAAACCCTGAACAAAGTAACCACTCTTATCAGAATGGAGCGGCTGTGCCTGAGCATCTGCACAAAGATGATGAGAGCAACTACACTCATGACAATCAAGACACTCACGACCACGATGAACACTTAGAGCAAACAACAGCGCCGCGTGATACCAAAGGCTATCAGCGCACTTTACTGTTTAGCTTTATTATCATTACTGGCTACATGTTTATTGAAGCTATCGGCGGCTGGCTCACAGGCAGTTTAGCGTTATTATCTGATGCAGGTCACATGCTAAGCGATGCTATAGCACTTGGCGCTACCCTAATGGCTTTTAAAATCGGTGAGAAAGCGGCTACCCATCAAAAGACTTTTGGCTATAAACGTTTTGAGATATTAGTTGCTACTGTCAATGGCGCTACGCTTGTTATCATTGCGCTGATGATTTTCTATGAAGCAATCAAACGCTTCAATTCACCGCCTGAAATCGCTACCCAAGGTATGCTTATTGTTGCCACCATCGGTATGCTAGTCAATATTTTGGTTGCGTGGCTTATGCATCGAGGTAGCCGCAGTGGAAATGGAAATGAACACGCTCACAATCACAGTCATAGCTCAAATGGAGACAATGCAAAAGCCGGAATTTCTGACACTAAAGAACCCGTTAACCTCAATATGCAAAGTGCTTACTTACATGTACTGAGCGATTTAATGGGATCCGTTGCCGCTATTGTTGCTGCGCTATTGATGATGAGTTTTGGTTGGGTTTGGGCAGATGCAGCGGCGTCAGTGATTGTCGCGATACTAATCTTAATCAGTGGTTACCGCGTCGTACGTGATTCGGTGCATATCTTAATGGAAGGTACGCCAGAAGGAATATCACTGGTTGATGTTGAGGATAAATTGGTTGCCCATCCACAGGTACAAAAAGTCCATGACCTGCATGTTTGGAGCATCACCAGCGGCTTAAACGCCTTATCTTGTCAT
The nucleotide sequence above comes from Psychrobacter sp. P2G3. Encoded proteins:
- a CDS encoding RidA family protein, with product MSRQTIQTDKAPAAVGTYSQAVKVGNTVYISGQLGFDPDTMELRDGFEAQAKQVFANLKAVCEAAGGSLNDVVKFNVSLTDLSDFAVLNEVFVENLSEPYPARAAVQVAALPKGGVVEIEAILYIE
- a CDS encoding primosomal protein N' → MLVQVALPVPLYRVFDYSVPADVNALSSSSLPHVGSRVEVSFGRQTLVGIVVAHISEADSSVPTNKLKPINKSLDAEPILDASMLKLAYWLARYYHYPLGDVLAVILPSLVRQGKPLDLLITHWRILANASDNDFRANAKKQKQQFDMLKLHGERGASEDVLLLEGMERAFLKTLEDKGLIERYIEPKQAPSPVKLAKMPLDLNDEQQLAVAAIVTAHEAKRYTGFLLNGITGSGKTEVYLQAMQAVLEAGKQVLILVPEIGLTPQTRARFASRFAAHIVLLHSGMNNTHRLQGWQDCRTGHAQIIIGTRSAVLYPFKDLGLIVVDEAHDGSYKQQDTLRYHAADVALYRGLQYNIPVVLGTATPSLEHLKLVDDGKLVECQLLTRPGNAKPAMMQLIDARLQSTHQQTTDDGARFDTGLTDALIGAIRQTLEAGNQVLIFLNRRGYAPVLLCEACGWQADCPRCDAHLTVHYNSQAQHSNYSSNSYLKCHHCDWQAYIPTVCPDCSSQNLDAKGMGTTRLSENLHAIFANPQTSKELYPIIQIDRDTTRRKDSWENIYQRINQGNPAILVGTQMVAKGHHFPNVTLVCLPNADRGFLSADFRSPEHTAQLMVQVAGRAGRGDKSGRVLIQTLQPDNELLLKLVKDGYLSFARELLQERKMMGLPPHSHAALIRCEGKTLAATTQALKDAIANLPHGHNLAVLGPIDAPMSKKNSRYHAQLLLLAKDRQQLHHVLNQWWQPVLALPSAKYLKLTLDIDPVGW
- a CDS encoding cation diffusion facilitator family transporter, producing MNQKNSNPEQSNHSYQNGAAVPEHLHKDDESNYTHDNQDTHDHDEHLEQTTAPRDTKGYQRTLLFSFIIITGYMFIEAIGGWLTGSLALLSDAGHMLSDAIALGATLMAFKIGEKAATHQKTFGYKRFEILVATVNGATLVIIALMIFYEAIKRFNSPPEIATQGMLIVATIGMLVNILVAWLMHRGSRSGNGNEHAHNHSHSSNGDNAKAGISDTKEPVNLNMQSAYLHVLSDLMGSVAAIVAALLMMSFGWVWADAAASVIVAILILISGYRVVRDSVHILMEGTPEGISLVDVEDKLVAHPQVQKVHDLHVWSITSGLNALSCHVVVDGDMRISDASLLIANLEQSLLELGIHHATIQVESLSHPQTEAHSDALVCDISERPADGNSHIGHSH